The proteins below are encoded in one region of Helianthus annuus cultivar XRQ/B chromosome 2, HanXRQr2.0-SUNRISE, whole genome shotgun sequence:
- the LOC110909649 gene encoding nuclear pore complex protein NUP50B, with the protein MGDADNAFPPNKKRAAGRELSRDNPGLDDEEEVPGEETGTFKRASDEVLANRRIVKVKRGQTSSTPSASSNPFAAIRLVPPATSTPAFAPSDKSQEIEDPALRNDENAPAAEKENDGEMGSLVGNDGTTPASEKENCEKGDTVVGNDHNAPEAEKEKSEKKENLVENDGNTHVEEEKNESKDKLEGNDATTPVSEKENKDGNDEKTPVGGSVNSFQQLSSSQNAFTGLAGTGFSNSTFSFGSIPQNNSPGFSSFGFGTNGNSSLFGNTDKKTEGTKITPAIMQEVQVETGEENEKAVFTADSILFEFIDGGWKERGKGELKVNVLTSETRKARLVMRARGNYRLILNASIFPDMKLTNMEKKGITFACLNSTGEGQNGLSTFALKFKDASIVEEFHSVVMAHKGNQSTGALNLKTPENSPKESEE; encoded by the coding sequence ATGGGGGACGCAGACAACGCTTTTCCACCTAACAAAAAACGAGCTGCTGGTAGAGAATTGTCTCGGGATAACCCGGGTcttgatgatgaagaagaggttCCGGGGGAAGAAACGGGTACATTCAAAAGGGCGAGTGATGAAGTGCTGGCAAATAGAAGAATAGTCAAAGTCAAACGTGGTCAAACATCATCAACCCCCTCTGCATCTTCTAATCCTTTCGCCGCCATTCGTTTGGTACCCCCTGCAACTTCCACTCCTGCTTTTGCACCCTCCGACAAGTCTCAAGAGATTGAAGACCCCGCGTTGAGAAATGACGAAAATGCCCCTGCAGCCGAGAAAGAGAATGATGGGGAAATGGGAAGCTTGGTGGGAAATGACGGAACTACCCCTGCATCCGAGAAAGAGAACTGCGAAAAGGGGGACACAGTGGTTGGAAATGACCACAATGCCCCTGAAGCCGAGAAAGAGAAGAGTGAGAAAAAGGAAAACTTAGTGGAAAATGACGGAAATACCCATGTGGAGGAAGAGAAAAATGAAAGCAAAGACAAGTTAGAGGGAAATGACGCAACTACCCCTGTATCCGAGAAAGAGAACAAAGATGGAAATGACGAAAAGACCCCTGTGGGCGGATCAGTTAACTCATTTCAACAGCTTTCGAGTAGCCAAAACGCGTTCACGGGGCTTGCCGGGACGGGTTTTTCAAACTCGACCTTTTCGTTCGGGTCGATCCCGCAAAACAACTCGCCTGGTTTCTCATCGTTCGGTTTCGGTACAAACGGAAACTCGTCTCTGTTTGGCAACACGGATAAGAAAACTGAGGGAACCAAAATAACACCGGCTATCATGCAAGAAGTACAAGTGGAAACCGGTGAAGAAAACGAAAAGGCGGTTTTCACAGCCGATTCTATACTTTTTGAGTTTATCGATGGTGGATGGAAGGAACGCGGGAAAGGAGAACTAAAAGTCAACGTGTTGACTTCCGAAACAAGAAAAGCTAGACTTGTGATGAGGGCTAGAGGGAATTATAGATTGATTTTAAACGCTAGTATTTTTCCCGATATGAAGCTGACTAATATGGAGAAAAAAGGGATCACGTTTGCATGTTTGAACAGTACCggtgaagggcaaaatggtctttcgACTTTTGCATTGAAGTTCAAAGATGCATCAATTGTTGAAGAGTTTCATTCGGTTGTTATGGCGCATAAAGGAAACCAGTCGACCGGTGCGCTAAATTTGAAGACGCCTGAAAATTCACCAAAAGAATCGGAAGAGTAG